The sequence below is a genomic window from Phoenix dactylifera cultivar Barhee BC4 chromosome 16, palm_55x_up_171113_PBpolish2nd_filt_p, whole genome shotgun sequence.
TGAGTAATTTCCTAACTGGTAATGCAGTTGCTTTGTCCTACCACAACTTTGCTCTCTATCATAGAGCTGGACTCGGAAGGGAATGGGAGCTTAGCACTACGTTCCAATATTGACACTGTTGGTCCCTGCCTTTGTTTCACAATATCTGAGAGAGAGAAGCATATATTACTCAATGCAGAGAGTGCACTAGATGCCTTCTTTGCTAAAAAACAAATATATAGCCAAAAGGCTTAACTTTCATTAGCTATGATGACATACTTATATATACTTCATATGGAATTAATATTCCTACATCAAAGGGATCAATATCTCAAAATCAATAAAATGATATAatccatataaaaaaaatctctaCAAATATGTACATAGTTATCGAAATCAAGAAATAATTTCTATCACATGGGATTATATAGCTGGTTATATCTGTCAAATACGAGATATGAAGAGCAGCTTTATTATCACAATACAATGTCGTAGGTGCAAAATAAGCGACACCTAGATTATGGAGCAAATATTTTAACCACTGCATCACACAGGTTGTTGTATATAGCTATGGCACGATACTCGGCTTCAGTAGAGGAGCGTGAGATAGTGACTTGTTTTTTTGTCttctaaaaaatagaagaaCCAAGAAAAATGCAAGAACAAGTAGTAGAGTGTCGAGTCATGGTGCAGCTGGCCTAATCTAAGTCACAATAAACTATGAGATGAAGAGaactagaagaagaaagaagaatgcCTAGGCTAGGGGTGTCTTTAAGATAGCATAGCAAGCGGAGGACGGCATCAAGGTGAGGCTTGTCCCAACTCTAAACTCCGGTGGTGGAATGGGGAGGCCACCCCTCGGTCGTTGCCCTTCGTCCACTTAGATCTGAAGATGTCAAACAGAATCTGTATTACCCTCCTCCACTCTTTGCCCAGTCTCACCCTTTAAAGACCGAACAGTGTTCCTCTGCCTCCTAATGATGGTTGATCAGTGAAAGAAATGGGTGTTCCCGTCTCCTTCCCCAATCCACTAGATTCTAGACTTCTGCCACAAAAAAACCTCCTACTGCCGCAAAAGAGAATAATGCATAGTCAGCATCTAAAGGAGATTGGCTAGCTCAGCCTTAGATAACTGGCCACTACAGTCCTCCTTTCCTTGAAGGTCGACAATAGAAGCTTCCACCTCGTCGAGCATCTAAAGATGTTGCCCACCAGCTCTCGGTTCCATCTCTACAGCCTCCGCTTGGTGAGCTCAAATTTGCGCGTGACCTTGCGCATAGCATCCCAGCACACTAGCGCCCTCCAAGCCCCCTAGTCAATATCTTAGGACTAGGGATAAGAAAACCATATCTTCTCGAGCCAGAATGGGCTGTGATGGTAGGTGTTGGAAGCAGTTTTGATCAAGAGAGGATAATGGTCCGAAATGATCTGAGGAAGATGACGAACCTGATAGGTGAGAGTTGAGCTCGGTAGCGTGGGCTTGTTACCCAAGCGGGGCAATAAGGTGGTTGAACTGTGTGCGTGGATTCGGGGGGTGGGTGAGGTGCATGTCATGTGCATGCTAGTTGAGAGGAAACCTATCAGTCGAAGTGAAATTTCCAGCCCATCTATCTAATCAGAACCTTGCCTCTACTCCCATTTAAGGTGTAAATCATTTGAACACGAGCAAGGCCTATCTCAAGTTTGGCTCACTTTGTAATCAAGCAGAGCTTGAGCCAGCTCATTTAATTTCCATTTGTGCTTCCGTCGAAAATAGTTCTTAAGAGAGCCAATAAGCTTAAAATTTCCCGAGGCTTTCATTTACATACTTTGAACTATTTATCTCAATTATATCTTAATcttatatttgatatatattctactttatattaattatgttaatttaaaatgaataaataccaagtatttttaattaaataaaaagatTAAGATAATGCATtacacacacatgcacacatatatacacacacacactggTAAACAACACGCGCGCAAGCGCACGcacgcatacatacatatatacatatatatttcaattttaagTAGGATAAGCTAGAATGAGCCAAGCCTAGCTCTAGCTCAGCTCATTTGCTAATTGAGTACGCTAAACTTGTGCTGAATTTCAAGCTGAATGCAAGCTGATAATGAAGATTGATTGTCCGATAGACCAACCACCATACTCAGACCTTTAGCAAAAGCCAAGATCATCCTTAATATCCATCTTTAGATGGAATAGAAATGCAGTAAGCTACAGAGGTGAAAAGCCCATGGATAGAGCTAAAAACAGATTGGACATGGATTGAATATTAGTATATACAAATCCCTAGCCATTCTTTGTTGACAAATATGAATATAGACATGGATATTAATGGAATGCTATAGCATGTatacatatttgttctaaagGATATAGATGCGAACCAGACATTAACAATACAAATACAAATATAAGATCAGATACATAAATTTGGTGTAAATGTTATTCCatttcatattttattaatcCAAATAAAGCATATAATCCTTTTTTAATGGAAATATGGAAGTATACAATCCTTGCAGCTTTCTCTTATTATTTTCTAGAACAAacaaatttctttaaaaaaaaaggacaccCAAATAACTGCATCAGCTTCGATATATGACTCTTTTTGTGGATCTTATAACAATTCTAACCTACAAGTTTTAGGTTAAAGGGCATATAACTAGTGGCTCAAGAATGCAAACCACTAAGTTAAAGATAGCAGTGTATGGAAATAAAGTCGAAATCATAATGATTTTGTCACTTATTACCTTTTGAATTGTATGAGAGTTATGTAATGCTAAACAAGACTAAAACTGGATTTGGATACTATTCAGATATTAGTTTTGATCATTTATTATTCAGATATTCAGGTGCTGTTATTTTCTTGTTAGTCATATTCGAGGAACAATTATTGCAAATTGTAGATGCACAAAGATAATCCAGTTTATAATGCTGATATGACAAGGAAATGCCATATAACTGCAGAATTTATAGTGGACAACATCCATAATATGGTTGGCACTTACTAAAACTCCATAAAAACCAATAAACTATTCTTGTTAGCTACTTCATAAAAGACATCTTTCTTAGAAGAAAGTCACTAAGAACAAGAGAATAACAACAGAAGCTATATATCAACCAGGATAAATTTTTGAAGCTCCCAGAAACATATTTACATTCAGAAATTTACATCACTATGTACTTAAGTGTTGCTTGACGGCCCCATTAAATGTCATCACAAAACTGCGGATGAAACCTGGATCTTGTTCCGAGTGCCATGAAGCATAGACATTTGCCATTGGACACCTGTATTGAGAGAATCACGGCCAAATATATATTAGAGATTATAACACAAAAGCACGTATTATTCGCCTACCATTAAAGAAAATCAGCTATACCTGCTAAATAAAAGTTTCATGTCCACAAAGCTTGATAGTCCAATGTTCAGtttaaaaggaagaagaaaatatattcagaTGATCTACTTTTGAGATTAATGAAAATTCAGATGATCCAGGGCTAAAATAAGATAAACCAACTAATACAAACTATGCTAAATACATAGAAACAAGAACAATTTCTATATAGCACTTACTCTTTGCAGATGTAGACCATTTCGCTCAGAGGAAGAAGGTAATCAGGGAGGATCAGCTCGGTAAGTGATTTATGGCTACGAttgattataattttcagaaacCCCCTGGTTGTGAATTTCTTTAATCGGTATTCATGCATGAACCTCCCAATAAAAGGGCTCTGTGGCCACTTATACATTGCACGAAGGTCTAGTATCTTCCAGCAGCTAGGATTGAGATGAGCTTCATACCAGGATTTGCATACAAAAGGAACACCAGTTGTCATGTCCTCAACACCCAATCTCTTGAAAATATTTACCAAACAGTCAAGAGGTAGGTCCTCCCATCTCCTTATGTCAATAACCTGCTCGCTTTTCATTGTTTCTTCACTCGCATTCATCTTTCCTTCTTCGTTCTGAACTCTAGAGAATGACAGATGCAGTTGAGCAAACAAATAAAGAGCTTTATGAATATGATTAAGGTGCAAGATACTGGTCATTGCAATCAATTATTGGGTGTCTCCAAGCCAAGGTCATATAAGACCATAATGGATTGCTCATTCTTATCAATAAAGGCAAAGAGTAGTTATTATCCACTAAAATTTAGACACACCAACTTCTCTATGTGCATGTGGGTACAAGCATGCTCGCAGGTGTATATAGAAGTTTATTTGTATAAATTCTACTATCAAACTCAAAACATTCAAGTGTATTTATTAGGCTACACCTTGGGGTGTCATCCATCTCCAAGCAGTAATGACTGCTCC
It includes:
- the LOC103709808 gene encoding F-box/LRR-repeat protein At3g48880-like isoform X2, with the protein product MGRAAPVADFAEPSYQRVQNEEGKMNASEETMKSEQVIDIRRWEDLPLDCLVNIFKRLGVEDMTTGVPFVCKSWYEAHLNPSCWKILDLRAMYKWPQSPFIGRFMHEYRLKKFTTRGFLKIIINRSHKSLTELILPDYLLPLSEMVYICKECPMANVYASWHSEQDPGFIRSFVMTFNGAVKQHLST
- the LOC103709808 gene encoding F-box/LRR-repeat protein At3g48880-like isoform X1, which gives rise to MGRAAPVADFAEPSYQRYNNLGPSKWDKLWRFGLPRSWRPFEDAIGNKRAMQLLNHHGIGVQNEEGKMNASEETMKSEQVIDIRRWEDLPLDCLVNIFKRLGVEDMTTGVPFVCKSWYEAHLNPSCWKILDLRAMYKWPQSPFIGRFMHEYRLKKFTTRGFLKIIINRSHKSLTELILPDYLLPLSEMVYICKECPMANVYASWHSEQDPGFIRSFVMTFNGAVKQHLST